AAAACTTGCTATCAAGGATTACAACTTAAGAAGTATAAGTTGCggagttttttaaaaataagagaGGTGTTAACAAAAGCTTCTTATGACtcctatatgtatttttaattaatgtatatatatatattatgcagcagtaaataataaataataataaataaataaatatttacacaatcgactgcttttaatttttatacatacaaccAATAGTGTATAATATCTAATCAAAGTAAGAAGCTTCAATAAAAGTATGTTAATTTGCacattttttttgatgtttCCAATATAGTGAATGGTGAAAAAGTAACTGAACCCTTTTAAAACTGTCATACTTTGTGACATAAAGGAGTCGATGTATTGTTACAGGGAGCTCATAAGATATATCTCCCGGCGAGCGCATGGAGCGGCGGCGGAGGCCAAGCTCCTACGAGGCCCACCCTCAAACAGATATTAGCTCAGTTCACAGCCATCGAGCGAATTGACAAAATGCCTAGGGAGgtaagattattaaaatatgttaaacatatatactatattacATTAATTGATTTTTCTGCAAAATAGTTAATGTAACTGTTTTCCGTTAAATTTTACCAATCAAAAGTATGGCATTTAATCCGTAACTACTGTCAAGCATTGTGgtgttttatacataaatactgtctgtatagatttattactttattttgctttctattaataatatttttgtgtatattcgTTTAATATAAAACACGGCACGTATAAACATGTCAGTTTTTGTTGAAAGATTTCTTTAAAGAagaataaaagtataattattatctagCAATTTGGAGTTGGACGTTGCTAACTTTTCAATTAGAAGTTATAAGtggataataaaaaaaattcaaaaagtagtaaagatttattattaaggatatatgtataatatgccttttaaaattattataataaaagtttataacttttcCTATAATTAAGATTGCGTGTCCGGAATTACAAAAAGATGTTTTGCTGCTCGAAGAACAAGAGGGCTCCGTGAATTTCAAAATAGGTGttatgataatgaaaccaggcCAAAGAACCGACGATGAAATGCTTTCAAATGGTAAAGTATTTACTATAGTACttacattttatatcttattaacaTCTATATCTATtctttgtgttaaaaaaaatatagtaaaagaaCATGAGTTTAACAACATATTAAAAGAAACTATTCACATTAAACGGCCGCTAGTCCAATAAAATCATGAATCGGGCATCCGGAAACATTTACGTCTAAGCCttgtcatataatatatatatatatagaatctaaATCTCggaaattttcataaaatttagtatatagtaggtttcgggggagataagtccatctagctaggattcatttttagaaaatgtcgttttatccctgtttttagggagtgaaaaaatagctacaatatctttagaatatgaaggtaaatttcgcaactgtcaataaagttgtaatagctcaggtgggaaatcggccggtcgcgatcgaccgaaaagaccacggttcaaatcctcaactttccagatcgattattattttttcttttttttctaattgcactcgttattttttatttaaatagccagttcttattttttaaccgacttcaaaaaaaggaggaggttactcaattcgaccatatatataaaaaaaattatgtattatgtaattacgcaccgattttgataattctttttttgttgaaaatgagatatccctagtttggtaccatgataaggaaaccaggatccgatgatgggatcccagagaaatcgagggaaactctcgaaaatccgcataactttttactgggtgtcatgtggtcacatttaaatttaatcgaaatctgattacaacttttggagtaatctttgataatgcgtatttatttgaatatttttcatctacctacgttgtatttcttgttgatataattgaagtcggtttttcttcgtttgcgtgcaaacacaattatttattattatcttggtaaaatcgaaaaatattattcatattttatcattattatttttttatttttaattttttatatttgtatatattattaacaacagtaataattatattatatataaaaaatataatatattatataaaaaatataattattactgtcactaaaaaaaatattatttatattttatttattagcatTAAAGTTAGCATTACATACGATATGGATGAAAGGGACGAAGAGTGAAAAGAGCAATGATTGATATTGattaatttgatatatatattttaatgactattttgtattttatgttttaattttttgtatttaactccttaattacaaattgttaataatgatgatgaaatggtaaataaatgaataaagtaataattaaaatataatttacattaatataataaaattattattattaataataaacattattatagtaattgttattttaaaatttgttagaATGCAATTATTTAAGgtttgtaattgtactaacattagattataagcaacattgttactaacactatatgggctatttccgaaataaagattattattattattataaatagatatgtaattcgtatttcgacgggtgcaaagtaaaaagagttatatacaaaacagcaacatttcaggagagcgcaaaataggaaaaagtgctcccattttgtcaattttaaaccaaatttgttgaatttttcatcactgctatattttttataaagacaaacaattgtatatttcatttcttctaattatgtttaatttacgagatattgcagttatctgcctctacattgtgcttaaaaatatgacaactgaattaactaccacttggtcgtttctacatgggaattaataaatctggatttaataaagatgttccatatatttcagtaagtgtaaaaagtatgacttttccaattccaaaaatttccaaaaacgtcttgccatgtctattgtgatgtcttaaaatggtttattattatgataatactttcacacaaaccttaatacgtaaaatcaaaaacaaacaaacattgttgccgGCCGGTGAAGCGCATGACATCTGACTGATGACACAATAGGAATGAACGTGCGCCCCTCGCGCGGACTGCGTAAAAGCGGCCAAGCGGTAGTTGAACGCATGTAcgtcgtgtaattttacaaaacagcagtagttgtcttcttttacttgacaaaagtacATGAAATGaggcgatatttgtattttttattttgccatgttgtaaaatataaagtttttagttagttactgcaataaaaaaaatctcaaaattgtagttaactttttttactttgcacccgtcgatttaactattatttccaaaaaacacgatttactaaaaataccgagctaagctcggtcacccaggtactgtgttttatatcaataaaatatttgatttaatttcttaataatttttgcaggagatattattattacattagtgATTCCAAATAACAATAGGTTTACTTTCATTTCGCGTATTTTAAATAGTAGATTATTAACCAAGGGGATTCGCTCGTGATTTAAGACGAGTCCTGAGTGAAGCGAGGGATTTAAGTTCCCCCAAGACTAAGACAGCTTTATCACCAAGGAAAATACTCTACTTTTTGTACCAtttgcgaaaaaattaacacaataataatatgagataagcatttattaaaaataatgacaattaaaagtaaaagttaagaatattaacttatttataaaaataaattaaaataaacttaacgttTATGCAtttgaagaaaacaaaaacgCGGCAAATTCctagactaatatttttttgtcggaaagctTATACGGCCTCGtcgattttcttaattttatttaataatcataactgcataataaatgcgtattcctttttcaaaaagatgtataatgctttatatacaaactcaatGGTGTAAACACAGCTGATGTAGTTCAGTATATATTTCAGTaagtattccaaatttaaatcacattctccccctagaggatgaatgaaattcagtacaatattttttccccttttttttaacagattaaaaatgactattgttATGTTCGCTTTTTATGGCATAGAATGTCACTTTTTTGAGCAAGTGgtacgaaaaatatattttcttgcaaggtattttatataactcatatacaatttattatttattttatcaataacttAAGCTTTAAGATTTAAATATGATAGTTTAAAATCAAGGTTACATGtctaaaaaattaatcattccttacaaaaaatataaagtaactataatataattatatatacaaataatgaaGCCGCCCCATTGGTACAAGGGGTATCTTTACTGAACTCCCGTCTACATTATACTGGATGTCTGTATGTGTTGTTATATTTAGTCCCCATCTGTTGTTCCATTCAATCAATCTAATTTACTCTCGCCATTGTCTTTAATAAAGTAGACCTCTCAATTTATGTATTAGCTTATAGATATTACacttcgagaaaaaaaaacataacaaatgaaaaaaaatgactgaatataatttaatataatccaTATTACtcttacaaaaaataacttGTATGTACTCTGGTCTATTTATTCGGCCTCCGACACTCCTGCTGATCATAGGCCTGTTTCTCCATGTACGAGATGGATATGAGCTAAAGTATTAAGCATAAACGGGTAAAGCTGCCGTTAACtacgattataataaaacaattgaaCCAAGATAAATTCGGAAATTTTATGAATCAGAAGTCGCAATAAAACGTAATTTATACCGTTGACTTTATTGCCATCATTTATTCAAGTTATCTTAAGTTTGAAGATTGTAATAAATGTGCTGCGTCTACTCTAACCGTAACTTTTTCACGTTACCTTTCCATAGCATttcatacaataatattttatggttATACGTATCCTTCGTATGTAGTTGAAAACAGCCTAATCAGATAAGAATGTCGGTGTACAATCAACTTtgtattaacatttatatagatGTGTAATACATGCGtaattaaagtatataatataatacaaataggAAATTAATACTTGTCGGTAAAAACTAATTCATGTTAATCAAATGtcgaaacatataaaataaatcaaatttatttatagaatatttaaatcaatttgaaaaacttttattccaataattatataaagccTTACCTTTCAGAGAAGGGCAACGAGAAATGGGACCGATTTATTTCACTTTTGGGGGACAAGATTCGATTAAGAGGTTGGAACCGCTTTCGAGGTGGCCTTGATGTTAAAGGTGAGATTTCTAGACTGGACTGAATAttgagttaaataaaattatggcCATGAtttctagaaatagaaataaacGTTATCTGACAAATTCCTTGAAATAACGAATTAAAATctttctatgtttttttttttcagtttcgtttaacattacatttaaatcaaTTTCTTACCGTTTAGCCGTTACAAAACATATCAAGCAAAACAAGATCATTCCCAACGTTATAGACATTGTATTTGTTTACAGGTGACATGACCGGTAGCCATTCCATTTACACGATGCACCAAGGACACGAAATAATGTTCCATGTCTCCACAATGTTGCCCTTCTCGAAAGACAACAAACAACAGGTTTGTACTAAAATATCCCCAAATATTCACATTATGATATTCTTACTAAACTTTAAAAGGcacctttataatttttaattataacttataatatatttaacattttaatttaaacgtaCTAGTTATCAATATGAtcattataatatcaaaataaaaagaaaataattagtaaaacaaaCCGTATATAGCGCATTTGTAATAAGCGACTGCGCATTTAATCCCAAGCAAAATGTGTTCCTACTCTAAATTGGATTATAACCAATTTTATCTGAATGTTTTTGCTGAAAACAAAGTTCTCTCCGAAACAATTTAGGTCATTTAGCCACTTTGCGAATAAAAAGACAAGTTAAAAGCTtcgtatagatttaaaaaagcTTTGTACAGATGGAAAAGAAGGCTCAGCAGTTACATAACTTTCAAAAAATCAGCATCGTAAATCCTCTTCCTTACGATGTCTTCattaactttatttactaaatgttCGTTAAAAGTAGAGATCGTTATTTACGAGAGCATGATCAATCCTTCTTCTTATTTCTTTCGCATTACACTTACAAATTTAAAACTGTcttttcgtaataaataaatggaaaatAAGTGTTCATTTATGGCTGTCAGATAAACTcacttttatattttcatttcgatAGATAACATTATATGTCAGATAAGTTTCTCAGCAACCGGCAAAACAAGCACTTTGAATGTTATATCCATTATTCCAATAAAATCGTCGATAATATCCTGAAATTGATATCACACATTTAATCATCAAATGCATCACTTGCACAAAGTACCTATCCACTTAATTTTGGAAATTACATTTGGCCAACAGCCATTTCGCAATATATTTTGTGATGTACTTTAGGAAGTGATCAAATAATTAGAATTGTTTAATACCTGGTAAGAAATCTGACCTAATCTCTTCATAAATATAGCGTTTTGAACGCTTGAATACATTTAGATACTAAATAGCTTATGTCTGAGCGTCTAGAATCTGGTACAGTAAGTAGAATTTTTTGGGCAAACTTtgaccttttttaaccgacttaaaaaagggaggaggttctcaattcatgtatttttaaccgacttccaaaaaaggaggaaattcataattcgactgtatttttttaaccaggtggaccgattttaatgattttttaacgaaagatggtgcgtgtcatctggtctcatttaaatttaattgcgatctgAAAAGTACGTTTTGAGCTATcgctgataatgcgtattttacttgactattttttcggcgatcaacgttgtattatacgtcacaactttttactgggtagaccgatttctataattctttttttgtcagcctacgttgtattactagttcatgtaattgaaatcgttttttttttcatttgcaagcaaacacaattatctcaCCACAAGTACCTAAAAAGTTCTTTGTGGCTGAAGACCTGACATAAAGACACTCATAAAAATAGCTTTTGAAACTATGAAAGATATTGAAGTACTCTTGTATAATATGTACTACATTATGTTCAGTTCTTCTTATAAAAgtactaatttaataaaattagtagttTGTAATATATGTGTAACCTGTATACAGCTGGAGAGGAAGCGTCACATCGGCAACGACATCGTCAACATAGTGTTCACGGAAGACGCCGCTCATAATACATTCAATCCCCAGTGTGTTAAAAGTCATTTCACTCGTATCCTTTACATAATCAAATGTTTTCATTTAGTTATTAAGTGAAATTAACAACATATCATTCGACTTAAGCTAATAGCGAATAGCGATATAATAATCGTTTTTTAAGCTAACGAAAAAATACCTCCTTCGATCCTTTGaggaaacaaaattaacaagGCAGAAAGGATTACGTTGGATTACATGGATGTTGTCATGAATTGTAACaatgattaaaaacaaaagtaaaaaataaaaagaaataaaaataaagtaaacggAAAATCGAACCAAATTTTCACGAATAAACCTTGCGTTGACTCACCACTGGACTAGTCGCCATGTTATTTAGGCGGTCAAATTAAGGGTACCTAGCGCTACGCAATGAGCTTAGCGTAAGCGGATTGCTAAACTTTAACAGGCTTATATCTCGAAAACAAAGCTGAACTAGCACATAGTATTTTGGGGTTTGATTAGTACCTAGCCACCCTACAACTACCATTttctatactaaaaaaaatgatttagttTTGACCCagtagttttttaatataatattttttagaccCATTGGACTAAGATTAGTGAACAAAAAATCTTGAGAGATAGGAAATTAACTTTTGTCGTATGTGAAATACTGTTTAATTTGCATAAGTCTCCtaaattgtaatcagatataTTTGCCGTGGTATCTGAAGTGGAAGGTGAAGGATACAGGCTAAGCGTGTATACGGACGACACTGTACCGCCATTTGGTCCATCATTGCCCTGCCCACCGATCTTCAGTGATCCACAATTATTTAGGGAATTTTTGCTTGTGAGTATTATAGTaccaattatttaatttttcgaaACAATACATCTCTAATCAATTTTCGTGAAATGTCTAAAATCTGTGTACTCtgcattcatattttaattttaaagttatacttcttttggcgtgttaggAAAAAATGGTAAGAGTAAATTTTTTCTAATGCGCGCAATcactaaaaaaaaccgacactctgaagttagctagtcaacgaagaagaagttagcaacgtgaaattagctagccaatgaaataTAACTTCTTACTTCTTTCATAACTTCCTGTGAAATAACGCAACATTTTGAATGTAGAATGCaagaaactaatattttatatggtaTTGTCATAATATGCTGAAATATTATTCGTTTAAACTTTATTCACGTTTTAACTTGCAAacttttgtacttaaaagtgaATAGCTGAGTAACTTCAACGTGCAAGTTCAATTCTTATTTAGAACATACAAATACAAACTATGGATAtagtttttaatacttaataaattaatatattttaagcacttttaatatattatcttaaaTTTTGTGATCACAAAAATAACTACATATCGGATGGGTAAGAGGTCTGGAGGCCTTTAAACAATTACTTTAATGACCCAAGTTGCGTGGGGACTTAGTAACGGTAATTTTATTATCCGGGAAGGAAAATTACATCATTAAAGAGCGATTGGGAGCGTTGAGTTATTCGTTTAGGGAATTACAGAGATTTCACGTTTCATTAGGCAGTTTGTAtacaaatgattaaaattaaaaggaaaTAACAAGAATCTAAAAGTACTTAAAATGTTACAGGTTAAACTTATGAACGGCGAAAAAGCTGCTTTCCAAACTCCAACATTTGCACTAAAGAGGCAGCGAACTCTGGATACACTGATAAGAGATATATACGCTGAACATTGTTCCGATCACAAAGTGgtatgatttaaattttatcaaaaattgttATTCCTTAGCAATAATAATTGCAATAtgatataaaagtataattaaatattatccaaGCTAAGATTAGCTATACAGATATCGAAAATACTGAAAAACTCGTGTTAATAGTTTAACACCATATAATACTTGACactacaatataaatttttaaacacttttttGCAGCCAATGCTCTCACGTCGCGCTTTATCAGACGTATGGTCAGGCGGGGCGGGTGCGGGCGGAGCGGGGGCGGCACGCACTGAGCGGTTCCTACACGTGGGTCAGGCGCTGAAGCTTGATGCGGTTCTACGTGGAGATGCACCGACGAGTTTGGTTTCCACTGGTAAACtttttaacacaattattattttcttaaaggATCATCTATATAGTATTTAGTTAGCACACTCTACCTGTCTAGCGCTCAGttctaatacttttttttaccttttttttatagagGGTTTGTTCACAGGTTGAACATGTCACCCTCATAGTTACACACTAAATCTTACACACGACGTTTAAGATATatctgtacaattttatatattttttctaatactttCCAGTGGAGCTTGTAGCCTACAACCATCACCCCAAAATCCTCATCAAAACATcacaaaatatctaaataattttatatttagggtGATATAGCTACGGTAGTTGTAAATGTTACAGAAGGTTAAAATCACTAAATTGAACCTCGGTAGCTACATACCATTTTTAAGctataacaaacaaaaactggttaaaaagtttaaattcagTTGTAAACCTTTTTGTGACTAAAAATGGTTGTTCCAAACATTGCGTTACTTTCATAAAGTCTTTGTTTTTCGCTATGAAAATTGCGTACTGAATAATAACCAGCTAAAAATGTTGCTGTTATCAGGTTCTGGAGGATCTCGGCGCGCTCCGTGGGAGGGAAAGTTATGGCGTGCAGCACCTCTACCTGCTACGCCTGTGTGTGCGGAACAACTGGCAGAAGGACGTTTATTGTTATCTACTACttcaaatacatatattttagaaGGTgagcttataaaataataaactgacATAAATTTCtactttataacatataataactacgtaacgctctcgtcacgcattcaccagttttacttcaaaaatatgtttttcaatAAGAAATCGTATATTTGGGAACCTTAGATTAGAGAATATTCTCATTGTTTCTCAATGTGTCTAGAAAACAGTTACACAATCACCAATTGAAAATTGACATGAAAATTGCTCGGAGACAACGTGCTCCGGTGAGGGAAACCCGGCAAATGTCGTGTATCCTGTCAAGACCCGTACCCCAGATAAATACCTCGAGTCTGCCTTGACGAaccaatttaaaaactaaaatttgcaGAGAGCGGTACAACAAAGGTCGTCTTACGTTGGGAGGGCTGCGTGCGGTCGGCGCGCGTGACGGAGCGCGCGGGGCTGTTCCGCGTGGGCGCGCGCGTGTCCGCGGGCGGCGGTTCCACgacgggcggcgcgggcggcgcgggcgtgTACGCGCTGCCGCTGGCCGCGCTCGCCGCCGGCGCCTGGGCCATGCGCCCGCTGCCGGACTGCAAGCACGCTCGCCTGCCGCGCACCAAGACCGCGCACTTCTTTGACATACTCGAACAAAGTAACCGCTCTCTTACTTCCCATGCTCATTACTGGTTAAAAAGGGATGTTTTTCACATGGTGATAGCGAATttcttgtaaatttttaaatatcccCACATAAAATTGAACGGAACCACGACCACCAAACTGCAGCTGTAACACGTATGCTCacgttttgtaatttttatttattaatttttgtatttataactaggtcggtaacaagcatacggctcacctgatggtcagcgattaccgtagcttatagacgtctgcaacactagaagaaTCGCAAGTGCGTGGGAATTTGGGAATAGGGTTCGCAACCCAATTCCATCCATAAGATCTTGTCacgttactcaccaacaggtacacaacactgcttgaaaacagtattatttagccgtgatctagCTGTGATTCTGTAAGCTCAAgatactatcccagtcgggctgctctatattttgagcaggaaatttcctgctgtgctctaccttaCTTTAAGATTTAGATTCCTCTTAGAATAAGAACGAAAAACAAGCACatacaaaaatacgtttttattttcaGGAGAAAGCGGGAAAACCTTACTAGCAGTAGCAATTGGAAGAAGAGTTCTTTTACTATCTGAAGAACCAAACGCAGATAATGAAATGGGCTTCGAGTATATGCATATCAAGGTAAAGTTTTTAgcaaatgtttttttcttcCTGAACTGacaatcgttattttttattaattcttctTGTTTCTAAATT
This is a stretch of genomic DNA from Melitaea cinxia chromosome 2, ilMelCinx1.1, whole genome shotgun sequence. It encodes these proteins:
- the LOC123662111 gene encoding GTPase-activating Rap/Ran-GAP domain-like protein 3, whose product is MVCDGGAMLCLESLMTRWRERGEREGQRARSHSLCSSAADGSLLQLLHRRASSAISSASELISRRGVFSRRQYGSVEQLSASGDGGGTADTIIRRYRLENGNSLGEKDELFGPPSAPVLENPEFQTRWYFKYFLGKMHQNYIGVDGAREPYLLSVVQEGAGLLRAILFNKMGAHKIYLPASAWSGGGGQAPTRPTLKQILAQFTAIERIDKMPREIACPELQKDVLLLEEQEGSVNFKIGVMIMKPGQRTDDEMLSNEKGNEKWDRFISLLGDKIRLRGWNRFRGGLDVKGDMTGSHSIYTMHQGHEIMFHVSTMLPFSKDNKQQLERKRHIGNDIVNIVFTEDAAHNTFNPQCVKSHFTHIFAVVSEVEGEGYRLSVYTDDTVPPFGPSLPCPPIFSDPQLFREFLLVKLMNGEKAAFQTPTFALKRQRTLDTLIRDIYAEHCSDHKVPMLSRRALSDVWSGGAGAGGAGAARTERFLHVGQALKLDAVLRGDAPTSLVSTGSGGSRRAPWEGKLWRAAPLPATPVCAEQLAEGRLLLSTTSNTYILEESGTTKVVLRWEGCVRSARVTERAGLFRVGARVSAGGGSTTGGAGGAGVYALPLAALAAGAWAMRPLPDCKHARLPRTKTAHFFDILEQRESGKTLLAVAIGRRVLLLSEEPNADNEMGFEYMHIKDIQLSESPILIKLMDGDFGVMVVGYKHHWELLELSAGQTIKRADGSDDNIPRRGALVNALRIGDDRDGQIILCYNHTCHFERLTNKGLESDSEYDFHWTTVPTAVVCAFPYIMAFAEDLLEIRLVANGSLVHAACIPGLKILCGRRDIFYVACAPEYIPLSREVDPCLALHDNYELVRQMSKAGPYSIDDDDADNKSDPAHNSRTSENNSASSRSSSISSEQENIRPPLQRMTPISPPTSPQVLPENSGRCVRIYKIPQSNLSAATYQRQSVSADHVVTSYFSDRPNSIKQRLAELRLDSKSRGGDEESFENSNYTPIP